Below is a window of Brassica napus cultivar Da-Ae chromosome A5, Da-Ae, whole genome shotgun sequence DNA.
GTACGAGTTTCGCTACAAGGAAGAGAGGATGAGTAGGTTTATGTTAAGGTATATGTAGTTTGGATGATTTGGGTagtgttttgaatttttgatatatacGGGTTTGGGtatctaaattttttgaatatgaaattcaatcggatattttgctactttggtttagttttgattCAGGTTTGGACTCGGATATAGATTAAAATGCCCTAGATTATATTATTAAGAATCAGAAGTCAGGCCCAATTAGCCCAAATAAGAAAAGAGGCATTAAGTATAAATCATACACTCTTCGGCACCGCAGGTGATGTGATCACACATATCCTAGTATTGATTTGTTGACTCGTttatctcttcatctcctcttcccCGCGTAAACTCTACCTCTGTCTGTAAACCCTAATTCGCTCCGTTCATTCGTCTCCTCCTCTAAGCATTGTTCTCAGAGCTTATTGAGGTAAAATCTCATCTTCTAAGacaaatttatttctttatgatGCAATTTTCTAGTACAAATTCGTGTGATATGGAGATTTCTGCTAGGGGTCGAGTATATAAGGTATTCGCAAGTTTGTGTGTTTTGTAATAGCGAATGCATTCACGTTGAGGTGATTTTGTGACCTTTAATCTGCTGCTGATTAGTTGGTTATGTCAATGCTTGGTTAGGGGTTATTTTATCGTGACTAACCAAACCCCtaggtatatatatacttaatagTCTATCAAGGTATGGGCTTAGCTGTGTGACGTTCTCTTCAGAAGCGTAAACAGAGTTGGATCGCATTTATAAATCTAAACTGAGTTTCGATGCTAGTAGCAAGAATGTGAATTGTTGGCCAGTCATCATCATCCTGTGATATCTGAAAAATATGACATCATCTTGAATTGATTTTGTACAGTTATCTTTAGCCTCTTATTGAGTAGTTAGTTTTTTTCCATATATCAGTTTCTTTTTGAACAGGTTTAAGAATGAATAGCCAGCCATCATCCAGTGGATATCCGCATACAAGAGTTGATAAAGAGACAGGAATGAAAGTTACAGGTATGTGTGTATACGTACTTGTAGATATAATACATCTATGTCTATATTCTGATTTGGGCATCAACATCACgcccttctttctttctttttttttggttgatgcAGAAAATGGTGGGAAAGCTGGAAGTGTGGACACCCCTTCTCGTGATCCGTTCGTGTACCTCACAACTTGTAAGATCGGGCATCATGTCGAAGTTCAGCTGAAAAATGGGTCGGTTTACAGTGGAATCTTTCATGCTGCTGATGTGGAGAACAATTTTGGTGAGATTTGATATATGCAACTCTTGTTTTTTGTTCACTTACAAAACTGATTTGAAACTTACAggaattattttgaaaatggcAAGCTTGATAAGGGAAGGCAGTGTACGAGGGATGAAACCCCGAGCTCCTCTTGTCAGCAAGCCACCTTCAAAAGTATTCATTATCCCTGCTGACGAAGTTGTGCAAGTTATAGCTAAGGTGTGTACTGTACTCTTCTGAGTTTCTAATGCTCATGTCAATGTGTTACGAAAGACTACTTGGTGTCTCTTACACTTTTGTCATTGTTTTTGGTGTTAGGACCTTCCTGTGTACAGCAATAACGTCTCAGAATGCGAGAAACCGTCAGAGCTGTTGACAGACTCTTCAATCTCACAGTCTTATCATGTTGATTCGGAAAGAGAGCTGCAACGTTGGGTACCTGACGAAGATGTTCCAGATTGTCCTGATCTGGAAAACGTGTTTGATGACCCTTGGAAGAGGTACTGATGATTACCTATTCTTATAGTtaggatgttttttttttaattagaatttctatttttttggtttagaaaAGTGTCTAGTATCTCTATTTCTCTACTTCCTTTTGCTTCTACGTTTTATAATACGGATATGGAGACTCATCCACGCTATACAGTGTTTTAGAGGTTTAGGCCGTGGGAAAAATTGTTACTGTACTTTGAAGTTTGAACCTAGTTCTGTCTGTTGGGTGTTATTCAGTCTCCTTTCTTGTTGCTTTGGATTTTTCCTATaataaagagttttttttttatgttaaacCGCCTTGTAGTGAtgataattttcaaataaagtGTCAATACAGCTTTGTGaattgaatatataaaaattcatgtAGCTCTATTGAGACCTTCGTATTACAGTGGGCCAACCCGCAAGGATTCATGTAGTTACTTGTTTGTCTGCTTGTTTCTTGTTCTATCACTATGAACACTCTTCTTTGCTGAATAGTGTCTTATATGTGATGATGATATTCATAGGGGCTGGAAtcagtttgaggtcaatgagaCATTGTTTGGAGTGACGAGCACTTTTGACGAGGAACTGTACACCACAAAACTCGAGAGGGGTCCTCGTACGAGGGAGCTAGAAGAGCAGGCCTTGAGGATTGCTGGAGAGATCGAGGGTGAGAATACCCGAGATCTCCACGTAGCAGAGGTGAATTagggatgttttttttttttttttgccatttgTGTTTTTCGTTTCATTGTCGTACAATTTGTAATATTCATGCATGCACTCATCTTACATAGGAGAGAGGGCTTCAGCTTAGTGGGAAGTTTGATATTGACGAGGAAACTAAATACTCATCGGTCTGTCCAGCTAATGGATTTGATGATTCGGGTtatgacgaggaagaagaaattctGTTGGATTGCCGTAATAATTTGACGTTTGGTGATTCAACAACTGGTTCTAATGGCATCAAATCTGCTTCAGCTGGCAAAGATATTCCTATTCCAAGTCCAGGCAGCAATATCAGGTCCTTTTTTTCAATTGGACATGCTCGCTTGTTTGCctttcaaaatatgtttattGAGTTATAACTTTATGATTGTGCATCCTAATAGGAATGAGAGCCAGCTTGCGGAGCAGAGAAACGGCAAAATTCTAGAGTCAAAGGTAATTTAACTTAACCTCTTTTGATGCAACTAATCTTGATtgcttttgaaatttataatatgCTCTATGACTTATAACATTGTTCTGTTGCCTTCATTCTGTATTGATGCAGCCGTCCGAGGAATCAGTGTCTGGTCTTGATGGTATGTGCAACTTCATATTAGCTTTATTATATTCATCTATTCCCATTACATCTTAAATTTGATACCCATAAGAGTTTCCAACTGAGTCTTTGAATGTACACTCAAGATACTAAGGCAGACGCAGCAGCCTCTGATCCTGCGAGTGTACAATGGAGAGCTTCTGATAAGCAAAGTTCCACTGATGGAAAACTTGCCGGTCCACTGACTGACAGAGGGAAATCTGAGTGGCCTGGAACCTCCATTTCTAGAAATCCAGAAAACTCTGCAGCTTCCTCAACCTCAAGTCTTCCAATGCTATCCCCAAGCTCTTCAATTGGGTCTTATTCTTCAGAAAAGTCCACACTCAACCCAAATGCTAAGGTCTTGTTTGCCATGTTCTTAGATTATTATCTTATACATTTAGAGTTGGCGTTTTTTACTGTTAGTCTTTACTTTTAGTCTTTCACTAATGAGCTTTAGGGTCTTCTGATTCAGGAATTTAAGCTTAACCCCAACGCAAAGAGTTTCAAACCATCTCCAACAGCTACACGGCCTCAGTCTCCAGTTCCGGAAGGATCATTCTATTACCCTCCCCTTCCACAGATGACCGGAATACACATTGGATATGGAGTAACTCTTttcactctcttttttttaatctactCTGATGATTCACCTCTAAATCAAAGTTAAGTCTCTGTAATCTTCatatctatgattttcaaaaaaaaaatgaaattggcAGATGGGAGCAGCATTCCCTGGACAACAACCAATGGTGTATCATAATACAATGCAGCCTGGTCCAAACCAAACATTTTATCCTCCAAATGGTCCACAGGTTTGTTGCTAATAAACTCAAATATTCTTTGTTGGAAAACGATTCTTGTATAAAGAAATTGAACTGTGGAATCATTTTTGTTTACAGTACCACCCACAACAAATAATCGCTGGTCAGCAGAGACCGGTTCTGTTCATGCCGCCGTCCCCATACCAACCGGTTTACCATTACCCTCTATAAAAtttgactgtttttttttttccgtcttTTAATAAATTGgcaaaagagtgagatgttgCTGACATCTTTGAATTTATATGCAGGAGATGCCATATAAAGGAAGAGACTCTTATTAGCTTTTGACCAAACTATGAATGGTGGTGGCACAAAGGTTTCGAATAATCTTCTGATGGAATGAGGTTTCCAGCACCGaatctttaatttgttttaatatgaTAAATTGTTTGATGGTCCATGGGAGATATATTGAACAATGAACACATGTGATATTGATATAGTTTGTTTCGGACTAGATTTAGATTTAGATACGGTTTTATCTCACTTCTTTATTCACTTGGGTCTCTCTGCTTAAACTATAATTTATAGATGTATGACATTCTAAGTTGggtctttttatatttaaaaaagaaataggttagcaaaaatgttttttcttcttgtatACTACCTTTTTCCTAATTGACGGTTGTAGTTCAATCTTCCATATACGTGTTAAGAGTTCTTTTTAAGTCAATGATTGGGGTCTGAAAGCGTAATGTTTAAATTTGGAGTTATTATGATAATGGGTTAAGTCTCTTTTTGGTTTTGTCTTAGATGCTTCGTGTTTCCACTCAAATCATTATCATATAAATCTTCTCGTAGTTTCAGAAATAAGAATCTAAAGGTTAGGGGAGATTTTGGCACTAACTTTGTCTTTTTTGAAAACATGcctaaaatcaaaataattgattCTAAGAACATCTAgatattataatgttttatgttAACACCTGTCACCGCTTTTGAAGCATGATAGTTACTCATTTCTTTTCTCTACAGTTTTTTCTTATAACAatttttacattatttaaatcTCACACTACAATTCGAAGTCTCAAAACTAAGCATCTCTCTACAATTAGTTGGATTATTAGTCATTTTTCAACTATAATGTTCATCCCAAAGTAGATGTCTTCctatatttttgacaaaaagaagTCTTCCTATATTTATTTTCCCCcctgtattttaagttatttttttctgttgtggtttttttttttttaaacactgattatattaacaaaatattacaTAGGTAGGATTCATTTTTGGATTACAGTCCGGCAAGTTCTTCAAACCTCCGGAAACTAAAGCTCCAACAAAGGAGAGGCAAAGTCCCACACACGGGAAGACTAAAAGGATAATTACCAGAACCaatctaaaatagaaaaagtgggTAAACAGATCAAAATAAACCTTCACCTAAACGTGAACAATAAAGCATGATGATAAATAGAGCTTCTTTGAACAAGGCAAAGCGAGGCTGCCATCCATGACTAAAACCTCTGGTTTGCGAATCCTCCTATGGTGAATAGCCCATGCAAATGAAAGACCATAGCTTCAAGCTCCAGAAGACAGAACACGACATGTTCATGAGTCATCAACTGGAAATCGATGGCGGAAATGGATTGACACGCCATAAAGAAGCCAAACTGAAGAGAAGATCTCGATCGAATCTTTTAAGTAAATGACAAGGAGTGAAACTACTCATAACCAGGAACAACCATGTTCAAGAGACTGAGAAGGTCGCAGATCGAGACCCAGAATGAGCCAAAGACAGCTTAAAATCAACATGCAAATCAATTAAACTACACATAAGGTTATAAGACAAAACCAGATCTGTAGGATACTAATATCCAACCCACTTCGACTAGATAGATCAATTAGATAGATCAACCAAACCGCTCATCCCTTCCGGAAAAGATCAGATTGAAGATCTGGAAACTATCCGTCGAGAGTAACGAGAACAAGACTAGAAGATCTAACCCGAGAAACTaagatagaaataaaaataaagaccGGCTCCGGCTCTGTTGAAACAACCGGAGCCGGCGAAACCGGTGAGATCAAGAGAAGAAACTTCTAGAGAGAAGGCAGAGGATTTTAGAGAGAGGTTCAACAATCAGCATGGTTTGACCATTATGGTTTTTCTGTTGTGGTTtgtaattacttttttttgtaactgtagTTGTTTGTAATTACTAATGAGAGTTGTTGTGGATTAAatgaatagagagagagaaggttgACAACAAaaagagggagagagaaagagagatgagaGCAGAAACTACCAAATTACGATTCGTTGCTTTGTGTTGGGGAAGCCAAATGTGGAAAGAAAACTGGAAAACGGCTCTTTGCTTTGCTTGACTTGCAATCAATTTCCATTACGCCAACCACAAAAATTacaatatgtaaattatttgcTTAAATGCGATATTGATTGCAACATAAAGAAATGTTGACAAAACCTTCCACTTATATTTTTGCTTTTTTAAAACAAGCTagggaaaacaaaaagaaaagaaagagaaagtagGATTGGACACAAATATGGTTAATTACCTTATATTTCCTAGGTTCTTACAAATAAGATTTTCTAGAATACTTATGGTCTTATGCATATTatgaatatattaaatatttacaattaaatgtactatttatttttattatacacaTTTCAATAACTATCAATTAATcatataatcaatttaaatattttgaattaatatttttatgaaatatacaaagtaaaaaatcaatttttacagaataaaaaaaaattaaaaaattttacttttgtgAACGAAGAAGTACATTTTACTTGTTCATA
It encodes the following:
- the LOC125609479 gene encoding polyadenylate-binding protein-interacting protein 3-like is translated as MNSQPSSSGYPHTRVDKETGMKVTENGGKAGSVDTPSRDPFVYLTTCKIGHHVEVQLKNGSVYSGIFHAADVENNFGIILKMASLIREGSVRGMKPRAPLVSKPPSKVFIIPADEVVQVIAKDLPVYSNNVSECEKPSELLTDSSISQSYHVDSERELQRWVPDEDVPDCPDLENVFDDPWKRGWNQFEVNETLFGVTSTFDEELYTTKLERGPRTRELEEQALRIAGEIEGENTRDLHVAEERGLQLSGKFDIDEETKYSSVCPANGFDDSGYDEEEEILLDCRNNLTFGDSTTGSNGIKSASAGKDIPIPSPGSNIRNESQLAEQRNGKILESKPSEESVSGLDDTKADAAASDPASVQWRASDKQSSTDGKLAGPLTDRGKSEWPGTSISRNPENSAASSTSSLPMLSPSSSIGSYSSEKSTLNPNAKEFKLNPNAKSFKPSPTATRPQSPVPEGSFYYPPLPQMTGIHIGYGMGAAFPGQQPMVYHNTMQPGPNQTFYPPNGPQYHPQQIIAGQQRPVLFMPPSPYQPEMPYKGRDSY